A single Pan troglodytes isolate AG18354 chromosome X, NHGRI_mPanTro3-v2.0_pri, whole genome shotgun sequence DNA region contains:
- the GPR50 gene encoding melatonin-related receptor, which translates to MGPTLAVPTPYGCIGCKLPQPDYPLALIIFMFCAMVITIVVDLIGNSMVILAVTKNKKLRNSGNIFVVSLSVADMLVAIYPYPLMLHAMSIGGWDLSQLQCQMVGFITGLSVVGSIFNIVAIAINRYCYICHSLQYERIFSVRNTCIYLVITWIMTVLAVLPNMYIGTIEYDPRTYTCIFNYLNNPVFTVTIVCIHFVLPLLIVGFCYLRIWTKVLAARDPAGQNPDNQLAEVRNFLTMFVIFLLFAVCWCPINVLTVLVAVSPKEMAGKIPNWLYLAAYFIAYFNSCLNAVIYGLLNENFRREYWTIFHAMRHPIIFFSGLISDIREMQEARTLARARAHARDQAREQALEQDRAHACPAVEETPMNVRNVPLPGDAAAGHPDRASGHPKPHSRSSSAYRKSASTHHKSVFSHSKAASGHLKPVSGHSKPASGHPKSATVYPKPASVHFKGDSVHFKPASVHFKGDSVHFKPDSVHFKPASSNPKPITGHHVSAGSHSKSAFSAATSHPKPATGHIKPATSHAEPTTADYPKPATTSHPKPAAADHPELSTSHCPEIPAIAHPVSDDSDLPESASSPAAGPTKPAASQLESDTIADLPDPTVVTTNTNDYHDVVVIDVEDDPDEMAV; encoded by the coding sequence GCAACATCTTCGTGGTCAGTCTCTCTGTGGCCGATATGCTGGTGGCCATCTACCCATACCCTTTGATGCTGCATGCCATGTCCATTGGGGGCTGGGATCTGAGCCAGTTACAGTGCCAGATGGTCGGGTTCATCACAGGGCTGAGTGTGGTCGGCTCCATCTTCAACATCGTGGCAATCGCTATCAACCGTTACTGCTACATCTGCCACAGCCTCCAGTACGAACGGATCTTCAGTGTGCGCAATACCTGCATCTACCTGGTCATCACCTGGATCATgaccgtcctggctgtcctgccCAACATGTACATTGGCACCATCGAGTACGATCCTCGCACCTACACCTGCATCTTCAACTATCTGAACAACCCTGTCTTCACTGTTACCATCGTCTGCATCCACTTCGTCCTCCCTCTCCTCATCGTGGGTTTCTGCTACCTGAGGATCTGGACCAAAGTGCTGGCGGCCCGTGACCCTGCAGGGCAGAATCCTGACAACCAACTTGCTGAGGTTCGCAATTTTCTAACCATGTTTGTGATCTTCCTCCTCTTTGCAGTGTGCTGGTGCCCTATCAACGTGCTCACTGTCTTGGTGGCTGTCAGTCCGAAGGAGATGGCAGGCAAGATCCCCAACTGGCTTTATCTTGCAGCCTACTTCATAGCCTACTTCAACAGCTGCCTCAACGCTGTGATCTACGGGCTCCTCAATGAGAATTTCCGAAGAGAATACTGGACCATCTTCCATGCTATGCGGCACCCTATCATATTCTTCTCTGGCCTCATCAGTGATATTCGTGAGATGCAGGAGGCCCGTACCCTGGCCCGCGCCCGTGCCCATGCTCGCGACCAAGCTCGTGAACAAGCCCTTGAACAAGACCGTGCCCATGCCTGTCCTGCTGTGGAGGAAACCCCGATGAATGTCCGGAATGTTCCATTACCTGGTGATGCTGCAGCTGGCCACCCCGACCGTGCCTCTGGCCACCCTAAGCCCCATTCCAGATCCTCCTCTGCCTATCGCAAATCTGCCTCTACCCACCACAAGTCTGTCTTTAGCCACTCCAAGGCTGCCTCTGGTCACCTCAAGCCTGTCTCTGGCCACTCCAAGCCTGCCTCTGGTCACCCCAAGTCTGCCACTGTCTACCCTAAGCCTGCCTCTGTCCATTTCAAGGGTGACTCTGTCCATTTCAAGCCTGCCTCTGTCCATTTCAAGGGTGACTCTGTCCATTTCAAGCCTGACTCTGTTCATTTCAAGCCTGCTTCCAGCAACCCCAAGCCCATCACTGGCCACCATGTCTCTGCTGGCAGCCACTCCAAGTCTGCATTCAGTGCTGCCACCAGCCACCCTAAACCCGCCACTGGCCACATCAAGCCAGCTACCAGCCATGCTGAGCCCACCACTGCTGACTATCCCAAGCCTGCCACTACCAGCCACCCTAAGCCCGCTGCTGCTGACCACCCTGAGCTCTCTACCTCCCATTGCCCCGAGATCCCTGCCATTGCCCACCCTGTGTCTGACGACAGTGACCTCCCTGAGTCGGCCTCTAGCCCTGCCGCTGGGCCCACCAAGCCTGCTGCCAGCCAGCTGGAGTCTGACACCATCGCTGACCTTCCTGACCCTACTGTAGTCACTACCAATACCAATGATTACCATGATGTCGTGGTTATTGATGTTGAAGATGATCCTGATGAAATGGCTGTGTGA